A region of Geobacillus sp. 46C-IIa DNA encodes the following proteins:
- a CDS encoding carbohydrate ABC transporter permease encodes MAKPLWARPFLYMLALAMSAFFLLPVYVMIVTSLKPLDEVTLADMWKLPSTVDWSSYATAFEKLAPNFWNSILLVVPATLLSALLGALNGYVLSKWKFKGADTLFTLILFGMFIPYQSILIPLIQFLREIGLYNTIPGLVFVHVVYGIPITTLMFRNFYAAIPDEMIESAKIDGAGFVRIFRDIMLPLSITGFVVVAIWQFTNIWNEFLFAVTITTSDKQPIMVALQNLSGSQIVQWNVQMAGALLAALPTLLVYIFLGKYFVRGLLAGSVKG; translated from the coding sequence ATGGCGAAACCGCTATGGGCGCGGCCGTTTTTGTATATGCTCGCACTGGCGATGAGCGCATTTTTTCTATTGCCGGTATATGTCATGATCGTGACAAGCTTAAAACCGCTCGATGAAGTGACGTTGGCGGACATGTGGAAGTTGCCGTCAACGGTCGATTGGAGCAGCTATGCGACCGCATTTGAAAAGCTGGCCCCGAACTTTTGGAACTCGATTTTGCTCGTCGTGCCGGCGACGCTGCTGTCCGCGCTGCTGGGGGCGCTCAACGGCTACGTGCTGTCGAAGTGGAAGTTTAAAGGGGCGGACACGTTATTTACGCTCATTTTGTTTGGCATGTTCATTCCATATCAAAGCATCTTAATTCCACTCATTCAGTTTTTGCGCGAAATCGGGCTGTACAACACGATTCCTGGGTTGGTGTTCGTTCATGTCGTCTACGGCATCCCGATTACGACGCTGATGTTTCGCAATTTTTACGCCGCAATACCGGATGAGATGATTGAATCAGCGAAAATCGACGGCGCTGGGTTTGTCCGCATTTTTCGTGATATTATGCTTCCCTTGTCTATCACCGGATTTGTCGTTGTGGCAATCTGGCAGTTTACGAACATTTGGAACGAGTTTTTGTTTGCCGTGACGATTACGACCTCGGACAAACAGCCGATCATGGTCGCCTTGCAAAATTTATCCGGCAGCCAAATCGTGCAATGGAACGTACAAATGGCAGGAGCTCTACTCGCCGCCTTACCGACGTTGCTCGTCTATATCTTCCTTGGCAAATATTTCGTCCGGGGACTGCTTGCTGGCTCAGTAAAAGGGTGA